In Bradyrhizobium guangxiense, the following are encoded in one genomic region:
- a CDS encoding TRAP transporter large permease, giving the protein MTVILVLGLLFVLLAIGTPVGFAMGFAGSVGLLMVGGTGTLFGILQTAPLSTVSSYELITIPMFLLMADLVLLSGVADDMFKAASAWVGRIPGGLGMATALAGAGFGAICGTSTASAATLSSTSLPAMIRQGYEPKMAAGVVAISGTLAMLIPPSVALVIFGLLAEVNIGQLLIGGIIPAALVTATIMATIYFLVWQDPSRAPRVEPVSWRERFSLLWQGGPMALLFSLVTGTIYLGVATPTEASALGAAGALALAIAKGRVTPGSLYKALLSACHGTCMIVTILVGASIFGYFFTLTHVTQDLVAWIGGLQTSRWVIITLILFGYIVLGSFMDQIAILVLTVPIVLPLIKTLGFDPIWFGVIKIVTAEVGMITPPVGLNCFIVARYAKRPVAEVFHGTFPHFIAHLIAIAILVAFPSIILWLPSQMGR; this is encoded by the coding sequence ATGACAGTCATTCTCGTGCTTGGACTGCTTTTTGTCCTGCTGGCGATCGGCACGCCGGTCGGTTTCGCCATGGGATTTGCCGGCTCGGTCGGCCTGCTGATGGTTGGCGGCACCGGCACGCTGTTCGGCATTCTGCAGACGGCGCCGCTCTCCACGGTCTCGTCCTATGAATTGATCACGATCCCGATGTTCCTGCTGATGGCAGATCTCGTGCTGCTGTCCGGCGTCGCCGACGACATGTTCAAGGCAGCATCGGCCTGGGTCGGCCGCATCCCCGGTGGGCTCGGCATGGCGACCGCGCTCGCCGGCGCCGGGTTTGGCGCGATCTGCGGCACCTCGACGGCATCAGCCGCGACGCTGTCGTCGACGAGCCTGCCGGCGATGATCCGCCAGGGCTATGAGCCGAAGATGGCGGCCGGCGTCGTCGCGATCTCGGGGACGCTGGCGATGTTGATCCCGCCCAGCGTGGCGCTGGTGATCTTCGGCCTGCTCGCGGAGGTCAATATCGGGCAGCTCCTGATCGGCGGCATCATTCCAGCCGCGCTGGTGACCGCCACCATCATGGCGACGATCTATTTCCTGGTCTGGCAGGATCCGTCCCGGGCGCCGCGGGTCGAGCCGGTCTCCTGGCGGGAGCGGTTCTCGTTGCTGTGGCAGGGCGGCCCGATGGCACTGCTGTTCTCGCTCGTCACCGGTACCATCTATCTCGGCGTGGCGACGCCGACCGAGGCCTCGGCCCTTGGCGCGGCGGGGGCGCTGGCCCTTGCCATCGCCAAGGGCAGGGTCACGCCCGGCTCGCTCTACAAGGCGCTGCTCAGCGCCTGCCATGGCACCTGCATGATCGTGACGATCCTCGTCGGCGCCTCGATCTTCGGCTACTTCTTCACGCTCACCCATGTCACGCAGGATCTCGTCGCCTGGATCGGCGGCTTGCAGACCTCGCGCTGGGTGATCATCACGCTGATCCTGTTCGGCTATATCGTGCTCGGTTCCTTCATGGACCAGATCGCGATCCTGGTGCTGACCGTGCCGATCGTGCTGCCGCTGATCAAGACGCTTGGCTTCGATCCGATCTGGTTCGGCGTCATCAAGATCGTCACCGCCGAGGTCGGCATGATCACGCCGCCCGTCGGGCTGAATTGCTTCATCGTAGCCCGTTACGCCAAGCGGCCGGTGGCGGAAGTGTTTCACGGCACCTTCCCGCATTTCATTGCGCATCTGATCGCGATCGCGATTTTGGTGGCGTTTCCGTCTATCATTCTCTGGCTGCCCTCGCAGATGGGGCGCTAG
- a CDS encoding TRAP transporter small permease subunit gives MIKRATDVLGVLERALTVIAAVALFAIMALVVADVFMRYVMNSPFSFTYDLIGLYLLAAVFFLTLSDTLRVHAHVGVDILLSRFPPAGRRLSEIVTALTGLFVFVLICKVGFERALENYEQHDVLAGAIAWPTWISAALVPFGCGVLVLRLALQLVGNVLSLVSGRDLFPLPPVNETGEAHSFE, from the coding sequence ATGATCAAACGGGCAACGGATGTGCTCGGCGTGCTGGAGCGCGCACTGACGGTGATCGCTGCGGTCGCTCTCTTTGCGATCATGGCGCTGGTGGTGGCCGACGTCTTCATGCGCTACGTCATGAACAGCCCGTTCTCCTTCACCTACGACCTGATCGGCCTCTATCTTCTGGCCGCCGTCTTCTTCCTGACCTTGTCCGATACCTTGCGGGTTCACGCGCATGTCGGCGTGGACATCCTGCTCTCGCGCTTTCCGCCGGCGGGCCGGCGCCTGTCGGAGATCGTCACCGCACTCACCGGCTTGTTCGTCTTCGTCCTGATCTGCAAGGTCGGGTTCGAGCGCGCGCTGGAGAATTACGAGCAGCACGACGTGCTGGCCGGCGCCATTGCGTGGCCGACCTGGATTTCGGCCGCGCTGGTGCCGTTCGGCTGCGGCGTGCTCGTGCTGCGGCTGGCGCTGCAGCTGGTTGGAAACGTGCTCAGCCTCGTCTCCGGACGTGACCTGTTTCCCTTGCCGCCTGTCAATGAGACCGGCGAAGCCCACTCCTTCGAATAA
- the dctP gene encoding TRAP transporter substrate-binding protein DctP codes for MKRNWVRAAAALALSLPVSTLSAQALELKVADSFPADHYLVRLMLKPWMDDVTKRTNGGVTFTHYPNQQIGKASDMLRLTQSGVVDIGYIGPSYVSDKMPLSEVAQLPGAFQTSCQGTLAYWKAAREGVLASREYASNKIKLLMAVVLPPYQVWTAKQKVETIKDMQGLKLRTTGGAQDLTVRTLGAVPVRMAAPDAYESLSRGTMDGLLFPMDSVAAYGLDKLVKYATEGVSFGSFIVAYSINQSVWDKLPDDVKKAMDAASEAITPKACADVDKEQEVTQQKMKEQGISFTALPEATRAEMKEKLKGVAQEWATALDGRGKQASAALKEFEGLLAAAGAK; via the coding sequence ATGAAGAGAAATTGGGTCCGGGCGGCCGCGGCGTTGGCACTCTCGCTGCCGGTCTCGACGCTGTCGGCGCAGGCGCTGGAGCTGAAGGTTGCCGATAGCTTCCCCGCAGATCACTATCTCGTCCGCCTGATGCTGAAGCCGTGGATGGACGACGTCACCAAGCGCACCAATGGCGGCGTGACCTTCACCCATTATCCGAACCAGCAGATCGGCAAGGCCAGCGACATGCTGCGGCTGACCCAGTCCGGCGTGGTCGACATCGGCTACATCGGGCCGTCCTACGTCTCGGACAAGATGCCGTTGTCCGAGGTCGCACAATTGCCGGGCGCATTCCAGACCAGTTGCCAGGGCACGCTCGCTTACTGGAAGGCGGCGCGGGAAGGCGTCCTCGCCAGCCGCGAATATGCGTCCAACAAGATCAAGCTGCTGATGGCTGTGGTGCTGCCGCCCTACCAGGTGTGGACCGCTAAGCAGAAGGTCGAGACGATCAAGGACATGCAGGGCCTGAAGCTGCGCACCACCGGCGGCGCGCAGGATCTGACGGTGCGCACGCTCGGCGCGGTGCCGGTGCGCATGGCGGCGCCCGACGCCTATGAGTCGCTGTCGCGCGGCACCATGGACGGGCTGCTCTTCCCCATGGACAGCGTCGCCGCCTACGGCCTGGACAAGCTCGTCAAATACGCGACCGAAGGCGTCAGCTTCGGCAGCTTCATCGTTGCCTACTCGATCAATCAATCGGTCTGGGACAAGCTGCCCGACGACGTGAAGAAGGCGATGGACGCGGCGTCGGAAGCGATCACGCCGAAGGCCTGCGCCGACGTCGACAAGGAGCAGGAGGTCACGCAGCAGAAGATGAAGGAGCAGGGCATCAGCTTCACCGCGCTGCCCGAGGCCACGCGCGCCGAAATGAAGGAGAAGCTCAAGGGCGTCGCGCAGGAATGGGCGACGGCGTTGGACGGCCGCGGCAAGCAGGCTTCTGCAGCACTGAAAGAGTTCGAAGGTCTGCTCGCAGCCGCCGGGGCGAAATAG
- a CDS encoding CaiB/BaiF CoA transferase family protein, giving the protein MGPLAGFTILDLTSVLMGPYGTQVLADMGANVIKVESPEGDIVRQIGPGRTPGMGGMFLNANRGKRSIVLDLKKTEGREALLRLAKRANALVYNVRPQAMARLGLDYETLAAINPALVYVGAFGYGQSGPYAAKPAYDDLIQGAATIPTLLAAAGDGTPRYVPVTIADRIVGLMMVNAILGGLMHQQRTGTGQRIDVPMFESMTEFVLVDHLGGLTYDPPLDHGGYARLLSRYRRPYKTSDGHLCVLIYNDKHWRSFFEAIGQPEFLDQPRFANHAARTKHIDEIYQEIGHIFATRTSAEWRELLERADIPVMPMHTLETILDDPHLNATGFFRMVDHPVEGRIRQMRAPSTWSVTQPEAAGPAPTLGQHGRDILREAGFSTEEIDQLAEQKAVHLAAPP; this is encoded by the coding sequence ATGGGACCGCTCGCCGGCTTCACCATTCTCGACCTGACCTCCGTGCTGATGGGCCCCTACGGCACGCAGGTGCTGGCGGACATGGGGGCCAACGTCATCAAGGTCGAAAGCCCCGAGGGCGACATCGTCCGGCAGATCGGTCCCGGCCGCACGCCCGGCATGGGCGGGATGTTCCTCAATGCCAATCGCGGCAAACGCAGCATCGTGCTCGATCTCAAGAAGACGGAAGGCCGCGAGGCGCTGCTGCGGCTGGCGAAGCGCGCCAATGCGCTGGTCTACAATGTGCGCCCGCAGGCGATGGCGCGGCTCGGCCTCGACTATGAGACACTGGCCGCGATCAATCCCGCGCTCGTCTATGTCGGCGCGTTCGGCTACGGTCAGTCCGGTCCCTACGCCGCAAAGCCCGCCTATGACGATTTGATCCAGGGCGCGGCGACCATTCCGACGTTGCTCGCCGCCGCCGGTGACGGCACGCCGCGCTACGTTCCGGTCACCATCGCCGACCGCATCGTCGGGTTGATGATGGTCAACGCGATTCTGGGCGGGCTGATGCACCAGCAGCGCACCGGCACCGGCCAGCGCATCGACGTGCCGATGTTCGAATCGATGACGGAGTTCGTGCTGGTCGATCATCTGGGCGGGCTGACCTATGACCCGCCGCTCGACCATGGCGGCTATGCCCGCCTGCTGTCGCGCTATCGCCGCCCCTACAAGACCAGCGATGGCCATCTCTGCGTGCTCATCTACAACGACAAGCACTGGCGCAGCTTCTTCGAGGCGATCGGGCAGCCGGAATTCCTCGATCAGCCGCGTTTCGCCAACCACGCCGCGCGCACCAAGCATATCGACGAGATCTACCAGGAGATCGGCCACATCTTCGCAACACGCACCAGCGCAGAATGGCGCGAGCTCCTCGAGCGCGCCGACATTCCGGTGATGCCGATGCATACGCTGGAAACCATCCTGGACGATCCGCATCTCAATGCGACCGGTTTCTTCAGGATGGTGGATCACCCCGTGGAAGGCCGCATCCGCCAGATGCGCGCGCCCTCCACCTGGAGCGTGACGCAGCCGGAAGCCGCGGGCCCGGCACCGACGCTCGGCCAGCATGGCCGCGACATCCTGCGCGAGGCCGGTTTCTCGACCGAAGAAATCGACCAGCTCGCAGAGCAGAAGGCAGTTCACCTGGCAGCGCCGCCTTGA
- a CDS encoding HpcH/HpaI aldolase/citrate lyase family protein yields the protein MRSMLFVPGDSPRKFEKASEGKADALIIDLEDSVVTEKKAEARGLTLSMLKSRPGPHQLYVRVNALDTGMTLADLAAVLPGKPDGIVLPKSGGGDDVRQVATWLEALEAAAGIAIGTTRIVCVATETADSIFGLGSYKGCSPRLAGLMWGAEDLSASLGATEKASGGVFHSPYRLARDLCLMAAAAAEVAPIDTVYTDIDNLAGLEQETRAARRDGFSAKALIHPKHVDIVNAAFEPTDAERSWAEKVIAAFASNPNSGTLRLDGQMIEKPHLRAAKKILGQP from the coding sequence ATGCGTTCGATGCTGTTCGTGCCGGGCGATTCCCCGCGCAAATTCGAGAAGGCGAGCGAAGGCAAGGCCGACGCGCTGATCATCGACCTCGAGGATTCCGTCGTCACCGAGAAGAAGGCGGAGGCGCGCGGGCTCACGCTCTCGATGCTGAAGAGCCGCCCCGGCCCGCATCAGCTCTATGTTCGCGTCAACGCGCTCGACACCGGCATGACGCTGGCCGATCTCGCTGCCGTGCTGCCCGGCAAGCCCGACGGCATCGTGCTGCCAAAATCCGGAGGTGGCGACGACGTGCGTCAGGTCGCGACCTGGCTCGAAGCCTTGGAAGCCGCGGCCGGCATCGCGATCGGCACGACCCGCATCGTCTGCGTGGCGACGGAAACCGCGGACTCGATCTTCGGCCTCGGCAGCTACAAAGGCTGCTCCCCTCGCCTTGCCGGCCTGATGTGGGGCGCTGAAGATCTCTCCGCCTCGCTCGGCGCCACCGAAAAGGCGTCCGGCGGCGTATTCCACAGCCCCTACCGCCTCGCGCGCGATCTCTGCCTGATGGCGGCGGCCGCGGCCGAGGTCGCCCCGATCGACACGGTCTACACCGACATCGACAATCTCGCCGGCCTCGAGCAGGAGACGCGCGCCGCGCGCCGCGACGGCTTTTCCGCCAAGGCGCTGATCCATCCCAAGCATGTCGACATCGTCAACGCCGCGTTCGAGCCGACGGACGCCGAACGGAGCTGGGCGGAGAAGGTGATCGCGGCGTTCGCGAGCAATCCCAATTCCGGCACACTGCGGCTCGACGGCCAGATGATCGAAAAGCCGCACCTTCGCGCCGCGAAGAAGATCCTCGGCCAGCCCTAA
- a CDS encoding IclR family transcriptional regulator, whose protein sequence is MIVRQAANVLEIMEFFAQARKPATLAEIADHFGWPRSSTFNLLATLSEKGYLYEPRPRAGFYPTPRWLAMARMISEVEPLPSWTHQLISDLSAETGETASIVAPAGVMAVFIDVVESAAAIRYFATVGHRVPIHATASGRALLLQYSQEERDSVYRKIEFKQYGPSTPISIEAVETELRNSIARGYCQSFGDYSRDLAGAAIPLPIGDRRLSVVVAGPEFRIGPKVADVAALIARTVERLRPKASA, encoded by the coding sequence ATGATCGTTCGCCAAGCCGCAAACGTCCTGGAGATCATGGAGTTCTTCGCGCAAGCGAGGAAGCCCGCGACGCTTGCGGAGATCGCCGATCATTTCGGCTGGCCGCGCTCCTCAACGTTCAACCTGCTCGCGACGCTGTCGGAGAAGGGTTATCTCTATGAGCCACGGCCGCGCGCCGGCTTCTATCCGACGCCGCGCTGGCTCGCCATGGCGCGGATGATCTCGGAAGTCGAGCCGCTGCCGTCGTGGACGCATCAGCTGATCAGCGATCTCTCCGCCGAGACCGGCGAGACGGCCTCGATCGTGGCGCCGGCCGGCGTGATGGCCGTGTTCATCGACGTCGTCGAATCCGCGGCCGCGATCCGCTATTTCGCGACCGTCGGCCACCGCGTGCCGATCCACGCGACCGCCAGCGGCCGCGCGCTGCTGCTGCAATATTCTCAAGAGGAGCGCGACTCCGTCTATCGCAAGATCGAGTTCAAGCAATACGGCCCGTCGACACCGATCAGCATCGAGGCGGTGGAGACCGAGCTGCGCAACTCGATCGCGCGCGGCTATTGCCAGAGCTTTGGCGACTACAGCCGCGACCTTGCCGGCGCTGCGATCCCCTTGCCGATCGGCGACCGCCGCCTCTCGGTCGTCGTTGCCGGCCCCGAGTTCCGCATCGGCCCGAAGGTCGCGGACGTCGCGGCGCTGATTGCGCGAACGGTCGAGCGGCTGCGACCGAAGGCGTCGGCGTGA
- a CDS encoding fumarylacetoacetate hydrolase family protein: protein MTSPTRRDLLAAAAAAGAVSMTEVAPAAAQAGPKPLFPVPMVTIPIVGEAQVFQVRRIYCIGRNYAAHAIERGSDPNREPPFFFQKPTDAIQNVAIGEVAEHPYPSLTKNYHHEVELVAALKSGGTNIPVDKALDHVYGYALGLDMTRRDLQNGMAAEKKPWEIGKSFDHAAVLGPIHPASKTGHFEKGTISLAVNGTVKQNSDLSKMIWSVAEQIAKLSEAFELKAGDIIYSGTPENVGPVVKGDVLLCKLEGLPDMSIKIV, encoded by the coding sequence ATGACCTCACCCACGCGACGTGATCTGCTCGCAGCCGCTGCGGCGGCCGGCGCCGTTTCAATGACCGAGGTCGCACCGGCCGCAGCGCAGGCTGGACCCAAACCGCTGTTTCCGGTGCCGATGGTCACGATTCCAATCGTCGGCGAGGCCCAGGTGTTCCAGGTCCGGCGCATCTACTGCATCGGGCGCAACTACGCGGCACACGCAATCGAGCGCGGCTCCGATCCGAACCGCGAGCCGCCGTTCTTTTTCCAGAAGCCGACCGACGCGATCCAGAACGTCGCGATCGGCGAGGTCGCCGAGCATCCCTATCCGTCACTGACCAAGAACTATCATCACGAGGTCGAGCTGGTCGCCGCGCTGAAGTCCGGCGGCACCAATATCCCGGTCGATAAGGCGCTCGACCACGTCTATGGCTACGCGCTCGGCCTCGACATGACGCGGCGCGATCTCCAGAACGGCATGGCCGCGGAGAAGAAGCCCTGGGAGATCGGCAAGAGTTTTGACCATGCCGCGGTGCTCGGCCCGATTCATCCGGCCAGCAAGACCGGCCATTTCGAGAAGGGGACGATCTCGCTGGCGGTCAACGGCACCGTCAAGCAGAACTCGGATCTCAGCAAGATGATCTGGAGCGTGGCCGAGCAGATCGCAAAACTATCGGAGGCGTTCGAGTTGAAGGCCGGCGACATCATTTATTCCGGCACGCCGGAGAATGTCGGTCCGGTGGTGAAGGGCGACGTGTTGCTGTGCAAGCTCGAGGGCCTGCCGGACATGTCGATCAAGATCGTGTAG